Part of the Candidatus Zixiibacteriota bacterium genome, CAAATAGCTCAAACAGGTAGAGATCTGACTGGAGGAAAATCTTCGCGTCAGAACTGTTGTCAAGGTAGATAACACCGATGATCCTGTCTTTTATCTTAAGCGGCACGCACATGATTGATCGGAGATGCAGATCCAAAATGCTCTGCTGTTTGGCGAAACGCTCATCCGCCTGTGCATCAGAGGCAAATACCGCCTTGCCGGTTCTCGCCACCTCGTCCGCAATCGAATTTGATATCTTGAAGTCTTCTTCTTCGAGCATTTCCTTCTGGATATTGTGCACGGTTTTGAACTGAAGAACGTCGTTGTCATCGAGCAGCATCAGGAACCCGCGTTCAGCTTGCAAAAGCTCAATTGCTCGCTTCATGACCTTTCGCAGGATATCATCGAGAACAAGACTCGAGTTTATCGCCTTGGAAATCTCGAGAATTGCCTTAAGGTCAACGCTCCTTGCCTCCGATTTTCCGTCGCCGCCCATTAGTCGCGGGTTTTTCCTGGTAATCTTCTCGAAACTTGATTCGAGATCCAGGAGAGCATCTGTTCCATCCGCCCCAATCATATCTGTCTTTACATCAAGACCGGTATTGCCCACTGGATATGATCCCATTTCCTTGTTGTCTCTCTCTGTGCCCTGCTCATTACGATTCATTGGATTACCTCAATCTGATGAGTCCGCCATAACCTTCGGATCCATTCGTTACTTATATCGGAAGAACTGAACAAAGATTAACGTGCTGCAGCACGCAACCGTCTGTGCGATTTGGGATTAATCGAGGATCCCTGTTTTTGGCTATAATGTTGAAAAAGAGAATCGGTTTACGGAAGAGACTATTTGCCGCGCCGGAGATCTGAGAGGCGGAATCTGTCACCCGAAATGCGCTCGTTTTCAGCCTTCAGACCTGCTATATCCCAAAGAAAGCCAAGAACTTCCTCGCCGACCGACTTCTCATCGTTACGGCTGGAGTCACCCACGGAACCGCCCCCGTCACTGAGCCACCGATCGGCAGCCTTCACGTCTTCAAATGTGAGATTTCGATACTCCACATTTACGACCAGATAGAATTCCTTCGAATCATCAAGGTCAGAAATTCGCACCAGAGTTGTAAATAGGCGGTCTTCGAGCTCCTGTATCACATCATCCATCGATTCGAGAATCTGCGAAGTGACGGTATGACAGAAATCACTCAACTCAAACTCTAACATTCCGTCCCAATTCCTGAGCACAATCCGAAATCTCGAGTTTACCTTTGCCACCAGAATATCAGACCAAATTCTCTGATGCTCAAGCAGCGACACCGACAGCACGAATGAAAGAGGATATCCGTTCTCCAGCATATCGATTCTCTTTGGAGTAATTAGCTCAGCGCAGTCGACTGTGACAGCGAGACTATCGAGATAGACGAACGCCGCCACACGAGGAGCGCCTGCCCTGGCCTCTGAGGAAATAAGCAGCAGGCAGCACCCGGAGACGACGGCCGCAAGCAGTATGGATCTCAGAACGACTTTTGGAACAATACCCACAGTTTCACTGACTCATCCATGTCATCCAGAGACTTTGCAACCTCGACTCGAAGCCCCTCGTCAAAGCCGAGCCGTATGCCCATGGATGAGTGAAAATCTCCATCAGAGAAGATGCTCTCTTCCCTGCTAACAACCTTGCCCACATCCAGCAGCAGCGCTGTTTGAAACGTGAGCCACGGGAAATCTATCACATATTCTACATTTCCGAGTATCATCTGTTCACCTCGAAGGCTTTTGTGATCGAGGCCTCGAAGCGTTCGCATGCCACCAAGATAGAACTCCCGGAAGAGAGGCAGATCTCTCCCCGAGGTTCCGTATTTCAGACGAGCATTTAGCCTTTGCCTGTACATCACAGGCTGGTAACGCCTCACTTCGGCAGTGAATCTATCGAAATCGAGATCACCCTTCAGCCTCCCCCCGGCAGATTGATATTCGATGTGCCCCCACCAGCCGGAATAAGTGTCATCCAAGTCGTCGCGGGTGTCAAGGGTGTACCATGCCGTGAAGAGCCCAAGTTTCGAGTCGAATTCGTTTCGACTCTCCATTCGCTCGTCGGCCGGAATCGACGAGAAATTCGCCCTGAATTCCTTCTCCCAGCCAAACAGCGACCACAGCCGGGGGTGGTGATCCATCCAGCCAAGTTTGGAGAAGCTATACGATGCTCCCAGTTCGTTGTAATAACCGGGATTAAATGCCAGATAGAAGCGCCCCCCCTCTTCATCGTAGTAATCTGCAAAATCTTCGGAGGCCATCAGTGCAAGTATCGTGGTTTCCCACCGGGAGGAAAGCCAGTTATCATCTGTTGAAGTTTGTCTGAAGAAACTTCCACCGAATGCGAAAGAATATTCGTCGAATATTCTCTGATGTGCACCGATCTCATAGCGCCACCTTTCGGCTTCGAATGCATACCCAGCCCCTGCATACAGTGTCGGGAAATTAGAATCAGGATCGGCGACGTTGAATCGTCCGCCGAGGTGCAGCCCATCGGCCCTGTTGTAATGCGCATTCACATCGAATGACTTCAGACCATACCCATCCTCGTCAAGCCGTATCCGGGACCTGTCACTTTTCCTGATCCCATGGGAAGATACCAGGTCACCATATATTGCTCCCTCCCCCCGGACATTGATTCTGCCGCCAAACGCCACAACGCCTCCCCTGACGATTCCATCAGTTTTGACGGTGACATCACCAAACAACGCCACTACATTTCGATTGACCTCGCCGCCAACCACGACAGACGCCCCGAAACATATCGCGTCACCACGCACGAAGTCATCCTGACCCACTTCAAGCTCCTCGGCGACAGTCACCCAGTTCTTTGGAGTTCGGCGACCCCTCGCTGCCGTGCTGCTCATGCGATTCTTGAGAACTACGCTGACGATATCCCCATCCTGATACATCTCCTCAACCCGGAGGTTTGCGATGGAAT contains:
- a CDS encoding outer membrane protein assembly factor produces the protein NEPIETYTLTFEADGDQGTVIIEDAESATQHHFDLDDVKTSTGTLTIVDDFIVTSDGIVSNSQLYSIANLRVEEMYQDGDIVSVVLKNRMSSTAARGRRTPKNWVTVAEELEVGQDDFVRGDAICFGASVVVGGEVNRNVVALFGDVTVKTDGIVRGGVVAFGGRINVRGEGAIYGDLVSSHGIRKSDRSRIRLDEDGYGLKSFDVNAHYNRADGLHLGGRFNVADPDSNFPTLYAGAGYAFEAERWRYEIGAHQRIFDEYSFAFGGSFFRQTSTDDNWLSSRWETTILALMASEDFADYYDEEGGRFYLAFNPGYYNELGASYSFSKLGWMDHHPRLWSLFGWEKEFRANFSSIPADERMESRNEFDSKLGLFTAWYTLDTRDDLDDTYSGWWGHIEYQSAGGRLKGDLDFDRFTAEVRRYQPVMYRQRLNARLKYGTSGRDLPLFREFYLGGMRTLRGLDHKSLRGEQMILGNVEYVIDFPWLTFQTALLLDVGKVVSREESIFSDGDFHSSMGIRLGFDEGLRVEVAKSLDDMDESVKLWVLFQKSF